The bacterium genome has a window encoding:
- a CDS encoding SIS domain-containing protein, with amino-acid sequence MGKNPLTALGDLFLSIEVTDREQKVINFVNAVSSVSKTILKRAKQGNKIIIIGNGGSASIASHMATDFLKNIKIPALAFTDASLLTCLSNDLGYENVFSAPIGILADKGDVLFAISSSGKSKNILNAVSMARKKGCFIAGLSGFSPDNPLREMGDINFYLPSSSYGDVEVTHMAICHAVIDILYKEQEKRG; translated from the coding sequence GTGGGGAAAAATCCATTAACTGCACTGGGTGATTTATTCTTAAGCATAGAAGTAACGGACCGTGAACAAAAAGTTATAAATTTTGTAAATGCTGTATCCAGCGTTTCAAAGACCATACTAAAGCGCGCCAAACAGGGAAATAAGATTATTATTATCGGAAACGGCGGGAGCGCGTCTATCGCCAGCCATATGGCTACGGATTTTCTGAAGAACATTAAAATTCCTGCTCTTGCCTTTACTGATGCAAGTCTGCTTACTTGCTTAAGCAATGATTTAGGATATGAAAATGTTTTTTCTGCACCTATAGGAATATTGGCTGATAAAGGCGATGTTCTTTTCGCCATCAGCAGTTCAGGAAAGTCGAAGAACATTCTAAATGCAGTGTCTATGGCACGTAAGAAGGGGTGTTTTATAGCCGGCTTATCGGGTTTTTCTCCGGACAATCCTTTAAGGGAAATGGGGGACATAAACTTTTATCTTCCATCTTCATCCTATGGGGATGTGGAGGTTACACACATGGCAATTTGTCATGCGGTGATAGATATTTTATACAAGGAGCAGGAAAAGCGTGGATAA
- a CDS encoding radical SAM protein: protein MDKYRIDSHKLMYHIDRVSDWLKGKTVYPIYMEISPAGCCNHRCIFCGKDFMKYRRRFLDTGVFKQRLKEMGRLGVKSIMYAGEGEPFLHKDIADIIAFTKKSGIDIAITTNGVLFNQDLAEKTLAYITWIKVSINAAKKDTYAKIHHTRPEDLDKVFKNMAYADEIRKKKKYNCTLGMQIILLPDNYNEIELLAKKARSIGMDYLVVKPYSHHPLSETSKFKDIKYSKYLDLASRLKKYNTRDFSVIFRIYSMQKWDEARKNYKHCLALTFWAYIDAGGDVWACSMYLTKNKFYLGNIYENTFKDIWESEKRNELVRWASQDLNTDKCRVNCRMDEVNRYLWDLTHPSEHVNFI from the coding sequence GTGGATAAATATAGAATTGACAGCCATAAATTAATGTATCATATTGACCGGGTCAGTGATTGGCTGAAAGGAAAGACGGTTTATCCAATCTATATGGAAATTTCTCCTGCCGGGTGCTGCAATCACCGCTGTATATTTTGCGGGAAGGATTTTATGAAATACCGGCGCAGGTTTTTAGATACCGGTGTTTTTAAACAAAGATTAAAGGAAATGGGCAGACTTGGAGTAAAAAGCATTATGTATGCCGGCGAGGGAGAGCCATTTTTACATAAAGATATCGCAGATATAATCGCTTTTACCAAAAAATCAGGTATCGATATTGCAATAACAACAAACGGGGTGCTTTTTAATCAGGATTTAGCTGAAAAAACTCTGGCATACATTACCTGGATTAAAGTAAGTATTAATGCCGCCAAAAAAGACACCTACGCGAAAATCCACCATACAAGACCGGAAGATTTGGATAAGGTTTTCAAAAATATGGCTTATGCCGATGAGATACGCAAAAAGAAAAAATATAACTGTACCCTTGGCATGCAAATTATCCTTTTGCCGGATAATTACAATGAAATAGAGTTATTGGCTAAAAAGGCCAGGTCTATCGGCATGGATTATCTCGTGGTGAAACCCTATTCACATCATCCCTTAAGCGAGACTAGTAAATTTAAAGATATTAAATACAGTAAATATCTTGATTTAGCTTCCAGGCTTAAGAAATACAATACAAGGGATTTTAGTGTAATATTTAGAATATATTCGATGCAGAAGTGGGATGAAGCTCGGAAAAATTATAAACATTGTCTGGCGCTTACCTTCTGGGCATATATCGATGCAGGGGGGGATGTCTGGGCATGCAGCATGTATTTAACCAAAAACAAGTTCTATCTCGGAAACATTTATGAAAATACTTTTAAAGATATATGGGAGAGCGAAAAGCGCAATGAACTTGTGCGCTGGGCATCACAGGATTTAAATACTGATAAATGCAGGGTTAATTGCAGGATGGATGAAGTGAATAGATATCTTTGGGATCTGACACATCCTTCTGAACATGTAAATTTTATTTAA
- a CDS encoding transketolase: MKAKPIDLEKKAEELRKVVFKTICLSGGGHIAGSLSIIEILEVLYNGILRISPKEPMASERDRFILSKGHAGVSLYAILADCGFFPKEELDRFGKAGSILGGHPDMHKVPGIEASTGSLGHGFCFGTGIALAGKLDKKDFRVFVLLGDGECQEGSIWETAMFAPQHKLDNLVAIIDYNKIQALDRLDKIVSLEPLAAKWTAFGWEVKEVDGHNVTQLQEVLGCVPFVKGKPSLIIAHTIKGKGISFMENVAIWHYRMPNHEELKIACKDLNLEDLQDEP, encoded by the coding sequence ATGAAAGCTAAGCCGATTGATTTAGAAAAGAAAGCGGAGGAACTAAGGAAAGTAGTATTTAAGACTATTTGTTTAAGCGGGGGCGGCCATATCGCAGGATCGCTCTCTATTATAGAAATACTGGAAGTCCTTTATAATGGGATTTTACGTATCAGCCCTAAAGAGCCTATGGCTTCAGAGAGGGACCGTTTTATTTTGAGTAAAGGGCATGCCGGAGTTTCTTTGTATGCAATACTAGCTGATTGTGGATTTTTCCCTAAAGAAGAACTTGATAGATTCGGCAAAGCGGGCAGCATTTTAGGAGGTCATCCTGATATGCACAAAGTACCTGGGATTGAGGCTTCTACCGGTTCTTTGGGGCACGGTTTTTGTTTCGGGACAGGAATTGCCCTGGCGGGAAAATTGGATAAAAAAGATTTCAGGGTTTTTGTTCTTTTAGGTGACGGTGAATGCCAGGAAGGTTCTATTTGGGAAACGGCAATGTTCGCGCCCCAGCATAAATTGGATAACCTGGTTGCCATAATTGATTACAATAAAATCCAGGCGCTTGACAGGCTTGACAAAATTGTTTCGCTTGAACCTTTGGCAGCTAAATGGACGGCCTTTGGCTGGGAAGTTAAAGAAGTTGATGGCCATAATGTTACACAGCTGCAAGAGGTTTTAGGCTGCGTCCCTTTTGTTAAAGGAAAGCCTAGTTTAATCATTGCCCATACCATAAAGGGGAAAGGGATTTCTTTTATGGAGAATGTGGCAATTTGGCATTATCGCATGCCTAATCATGAAGAATTAAAAATCGCATGCAAAGACCTTAATCTGGAAGACCTGCAGGATGAGCCATAA
- a CDS encoding transketolase C-terminal domain-containing protein, translating into MRNAYISTLYDLAKADKRILALVADNGAIVYDQFCRDFPEQFLNFGISEANMISVAAGLASCGKIPFAYTISNFITMRPFEQVRNDVCLQRMNVKLVGIGAGFIYSNLGPTHHSVEDIALMRSLPEMIIFSPADPLEARKATFAAAGHFGPVYIRLSAGGTPDIYTEDYDFRVGCAVTLRKGRDVSIVATGGIIYEVLKAVEKLEDLGVSVRLINMHTIKPIDKETILRAAFETKAILTVEEHTIYGGLGSAVSEVVLEEAKIPICFKRLGLKGVFPSGYGSYNEMKEINGLSKEDIIRESKTLIEDKKSLK; encoded by the coding sequence ATGCGAAATGCTTACATATCGACTTTATATGATTTAGCAAAAGCGGATAAACGTATACTTGCCCTCGTTGCTGATAACGGAGCAATAGTTTATGATCAATTTTGCAGAGACTTTCCGGAACAGTTTTTAAATTTTGGTATTTCGGAAGCCAATATGATAAGTGTCGCGGCGGGTTTGGCTTCTTGCGGCAAAATACCTTTTGCTTATACTATATCTAATTTTATTACGATGCGTCCTTTTGAACAGGTGAGAAACGATGTGTGTTTACAGCGGATGAATGTTAAATTAGTCGGCATCGGAGCGGGATTTATTTATAGTAATTTGGGGCCTACCCATCACTCTGTTGAGGATATTGCATTGATGCGCTCTTTGCCGGAAATGATAATTTTTTCTCCCGCGGATCCTTTGGAGGCCAGAAAAGCCACCTTTGCAGCAGCCGGGCACTTCGGCCCGGTTTATATACGTCTGTCCGCAGGCGGTACCCCTGATATATATACAGAGGATTATGATTTTAGGGTTGGCTGTGCAGTTACTCTGAGAAAAGGCAGAGATGTTTCAATTGTTGCAACAGGTGGTATAATCTATGAAGTTTTAAAAGCAGTTGAAAAATTAGAAGATTTAGGTGTTTCGGTGAGGTTAATAAATATGCACACCATAAAGCCCATTGATAAAGAAACAATTCTGCGTGCCGCTTTCGAAACAAAAGCGATTCTTACTGTCGAAGAGCATACCATCTATGGTGGATTAGGCAGCGCAGTATCTGAAGTAGTCTTGGAAGAAGCTAAGATTCCTATTTGTTTTAAGCGCTTAGGTTTGAAAGGGGTTTTCCCTTCAGGATATGGTTCTTATAATGAAATGAAAGAAATTAACGGCTTGTCCAAAGAAGATATCATTAGAGAATCAAAGACACTTATTGAAGATAAAAAATCACTAAAATGA